From Saccharibacillus brassicae:
CCGAGACGACCGCCGTCGCGCAAAATCCGAATGGCACGCCGGCCCAACTATTACGGGCGCTGCGCTACGTCGATTTCTCTTTCCACGATTTTTTTGAAAAAGGCCGGCCTTCCACTTCGTATATCCTCGACAAAATGTCCGCTTATTTCATTATGCATTATCCGAGAAGCGACGCGCCCGGCGGATATTCGGACGCCAAAGTCCAGGCGCTGATCGACAAAATGGCCGTGTTGAGCAGCCGGCTCGCTGGCGGAGAAGACGGTTTTAACGTTTACAAAACGTATATGGAAACGCTGCTGGACTTTTATGCCCACCCCAATCCGTCATAAGGGAGGTCCTGATCTTGGCCTTTTTCGATCGTCGAACTTTCGCGCGGCTTCCGCTGTCGGCGCTTGCCGCGCTCCTTCTGTTCGGCTCCGTGCCCGCGCTTGCCCAACAACCGGCCGATTTGACTTCGGCTTCCGTGTCTCCTTCGCCGGTATCCGGCGTCCGGCCGCCTTCCGGGATCGGACTGCAGGACGAAGACCGTGTCCGCCTGCTGCGGGAAGCGAGAGCGCTGTACGCATTCAACGAATTCCCCGATCGTCCTTCCGATTACGATCAATTTTACGAATCATTCAAAATGGCCGGCTTTGCCGCTTTTCGCGCCGCGTTCGATCCCGCTTCGAAGCGCGAAGAGTTGACGGCCGCCGCGCAGTCTGTGCACGATTTTCCGCAGTACGAGCTGTACGCCGGCGTCTATAACGTCCCGGTCGATACGATCCTGTTCGAACAGGAACTCCAGCTTCGCCTGTACGAAGAGTTCGGCAGCGAACCCGGCCAGCGCACCGAAGCGGATGCCGAGCGCTTCATGCAGCACATCGCGCTGATGCGCGATCAGCTCTATCCGCTCGTGTCCCGGGATTATTGGAATCCGGACGTGTGGCCGATCTTCTGGACGTATCTGAACGTCAAAGCGGACTTCGAAGATCTGCGCAGCGGCCGGGCCGACCTGTTCGCCCAAACGTTCCGCTACCGGACCGACGTGCTGAACCGGACGGTCGACGGGCGGCTGTCCCCGGCGCAAACGGCCGGCTTCGACGCCGCCGTGCGGGAGCTGGAGACGCGACTCGCCACCTTCGGCGCGCCGGAAGCGATCGAAGCCGCATTAGCCGGGGTCCGGGCGGCCTACGCAAGCCTGCCGGCTTCCGGCACTCCGGCGGCCGGACTGTCCGCCGACCTCGCCGCCGCGCGTGCGCTGCTCGACCTGCCGCGGGGCATCCGCTCCGGCCAATATCCGGCTTCCGCTTTCGGCGCGCTGCGCCGGGCGATCAACGAAGCGCAGCGCGCGCTGGAACAAGGCGGCCCCGACGCCCGGCTCGCTCAGGCGCGCAGCGCCCTCGCTTCCGCCGTCTCGGCCTTCCGCGCCAAGCAGAAACCTTGACCGTCACGCTCTCCTGCCCGACCCAAAAAGCCCGCAGCGTTGTTCGCTGCGGGCTTTTTCATATACGCTCGATCAGTTCCGTCTCAACTTCGACAGCAGTTTCAACACTTCCAGATACAGCCATACGAGCGTCACCATCAAGCCGAACGCGCCGTACCATTCCATATATTTCGGAGCGCCCTGACGGGTGCCCTGCTCGATAAAATCGAAGTCCAGCAGCAGGTTCAGCGACGCGATCACGACGACGAACAAGCTGATTCCGATGCCGATCAGGCCGGATTCGTGGATAAACGGGACGTTGATTCCGAAAAAGCCGAGCACGAAATCGAACAGGTACACGAGCATGATCGAGAACGTCGCTACGATGATGCCGGTGCGAAGACCCGGCGTCACTTTGATGATCCGCGTCACGTAGAGCAGCAGCATCGCAAACAGCGTGCCGACCGTGATCAGTACCGCGTTGATGACGATGCCGGGATACTGGCTGTCGAACGAAGCCGAGATCGCGCCAAGCGCCAATCCCTGAAAGATCGCGTACAGCGGAGCGGTAATAAAAGCGATTTTCGGCACGAAGCTCGTGACGAGCGCCGCGATCAAGCCCAGCACGACGCCCGCGATCATGATGCCGTAGACGTCCATGCCCTGATCGAACCGGTACCAGGTGTAAGCCGCGCCTCCGATCAGCAGAAGCAGCAGCACGAACGTCTTGTGCACCGTTCCGCCCAGCGTCATCGCGCCCGAGCCGATCAGGTCTTCCCTCGCACGATCAAATATTTTTCTGCCCAAAACCGGGTTTCTCGATTCCATCCCCATCATCCTTTTTCCGTAAAATGTCTCTCCAGACTCTTTCTACGGCCAAAGTCGGTCGGGGTTCCGTCAATCTTCCGATCCGTGCCGGCGGGCATACTCTTCCATCGCCGCGCCCATGAATGCCGCCAATCCGGCGCCGTACCGGTCGAGATGGGCCGTAAAGCGTTCGTCTTCCGTGTACAGTCGTCCCAGCCCGGCCAGCGCTTCGGGCGAATACGTGCCGAAGTGGTGCAAAAAGTCGCACCAGCGCCCGATTTCCTGCTGCGCGATCGGCGAGGCGGGCTGCTCGTGCCGAATACCGGCCAGCGTTTGCACCCGCTCTTCCCATTCCCGCTGCAGCTCCGCGCTCAAGCCCGGCGTACGCGTCGCTTCGGCCAGCTTCTTCTTCGATTCTTCGATCTTCGCCTCTCCCCACCGCTCGCGGGCTTCCTGTTCGTACGGATCATTCGTAAACTCGATTCCTTCGAACCGCTGTTCGTCGGTCATCTCCATCTCTCCTTTGGCATGTCGGATCGTGCTGTCGATATTGTCGATCATGCGGCGCGTCTGCTCCAGCTTGCGCTCAAGCAGGCGCCGCTGCAGCTCCAGCGCTTCCAATCGGTCAAAAGCGGGATCGTCCAGCATCCCGCGTATTTCCAGCAGCGTGAAGCCCAGTTCGCGGAAAAACAAAATCTGCTGCAATCGCTCCAGATCTCGTTCGGCGTACAGCCGGTATCCGGCTTCCGCGGTCCGCTCCGGCCTCAGCAGCCCGATCTCGTCGTAATGATGCAGCGTGCGGACGCTGATGCCGGCGAGCTGCGACACTTCTTTGACTTTCAAAGCGATTTTCCCCACCTCCCCGGTCTTTGACCTCAGCATAAAGGATCACGCGGCGTGAGGGTCAATGCTTTTTTGCGACGATTTCGCGGCGGGCAAGGCAAAAAACTTCCCGCCCGCGCATCGGCATGCGCGAACGGGAAGTGTGCCGTATCGTGTGCGGTTATCGGAACGGGCGCAGGGGTCAGCTCCCGGCGTAGACCAGCTCCGCGACCAGCGGGTAATGGTCGGACGGGTATTTGCCCGCGAACTCGCGCCGTTCGATAAAGCTGCGCCGCACTTCAAGCGGAGCGGTCGCGAAAATGTAATCGATCGGTTCGCCTTCGAGTCCCCCGAGGAAATCGTGGAACGTGCGTCCGATCTCGCCTTCAAGCTTGGCATAGGCATCCTGCAGCGCCGGAACCGGCCCTTCCGCCGGCAGTTCGCCGCGCAGATAGCGCAGCGGGGCGTCGGACGGGAAGCCGTTCATGTCGCCCATCAGGACGGACGCGCCGCCCGGAAATTCCGCTTCGTGCGAACGCATGACCGAAGCGACCAGCTTCGCCCCTTCGATCCGCGCCGCTTCGCCGATATGGTCGAAATGCGTGTTGTACACGCGCACTTCCTGCCCGGAAGCCCGGAAGCGGAAGCGTCCCCAGGTGCAGATCCGCGGGTAATCGCTGTCCCAGCCGAGCGAACCGACCGTCTCCGGCGTCTCCGACAGCCAGAACTGGCCTTGTCCGAGCAGCTCGAACAGGTCCCGCCGATAGAAAATGGCGCACGCTTCGTCGTCCGCTTCGCCCCGGCGCCCCATGCCGATCCGGTCGTACTCCGGCAGTTCCCGCTGCAAATCGTCCAGCATGAGCGGATACGCTTCCTGCACGCCGACCACAGCCGGCGCAAGATCCGCGATCGTCCGCGCCGCCCACGGCGCCCGCTGCGTCCATTCGTTGCCGGCGTCGTTCGCCGTGTGGGTGCGCAGATTGAACGTCATGACGGTCCATGCGCCGAGACGTTCCGTTTGCGAATCGTTATTTCGTTGCCGATTCATATAAAGTCCTCCCGTTTGCTTCGATCCGGCCAGCCGCAGCCGCGAGAGGCTTAAGCTGGGATCGAAACGTTTTGATTAAATGCTTCTACGGTCTATCATACTGCATTTTCACCCGATGGGGAGCAAAAAAAAGCGCATTCTTCTTCTCTCTGCCGCTTGCAAGCGTCGGCAGCCGAGGCGAAGAATGCGCATGGCCGGTCTACAGGACCGGCAGTTCGCTCAACCGTTTATGGATATAAGACCGCAGATACGCGGCCAGTTCGTCTTCCCGCCCTTCGGTGCAGACCGTCTGAATGTAGAAGCGGTCTCCGTTCCACACGATGCCGGTCGCGAACGGATCGAAACGTTCCGTATCGTCGGCCCTTGCGGCGGAACGTTCCGCTTCTTCCCGCAGGAACGGTTCCGCGTCCACATCGTGCGCGTCAAAGATCGACAAGTCGTTGTAGACCGGAATATCGAGCTGCTCGGGCCGAATATCGGCCAACAAAGCCGACAGTCCCGGATAACGGCCGCGCAGTTCTTCGTCGACCAGCAGCGCGGACATATTGATATTGTGGCGGCTCATAAACTCCAGTTTGTCCGCGATGTCCGCTCCGTAGTCCGCCTGGGCCGAAGGATCGACGACGCACGGCACGAAATCGATAAATTCGCCCAAATAGTCGTGGTAGCGCCGATCTGTGTACGTTCGACCCGTATGCACGTTCAAGATCGGAATAGACGCGTCGGGGAACAGGAACAGCAGAACGGCCCGGTACAATTCGCCCGGCAGTTCCGGCAGCGCTTCGATCCGCCCTTGCGACTGCGTGCCTTCCACTTCGCATACGGTGCGGAACGCATGCAGCGGAGCGAGAGATAGTCGTTTACGGTACCGGACGACCGAGTCCCGGAACCGGTTCAGATCGAGACGCTCGACGATCTCCGCTTCGGTGACGCCGACAGGCCCGCTCAGGATCTGGTCGACGTAATGCTGGTAATCGTACACTTCGGCGCCGTGTTCGCCGGAACCGGGGTGCCGGCCGTATTCGTCCGACAGCCGGTCGCAGAACGCCTGGCTGCTCATTCCGTCGAAGATCAGATGCGTGCAGGTCATAAGGAACAAATAATCGTTCCGGCTTCGCTTGATCAGGATCATGCGATGCGCAAGCGACGTCCCGTCATAGCGAGATTCGTCGTCGAACTCCGCATACGACGAACGGATTGCACCGATTGCCGCTTCTTGCTCCGCTTCCGGCTTGGCAGACCAGTCCAGCAGCGGCACATCGATACGCGCCGGGCACGCCAACTCCCGTCTCTCCCACGTTTCGCCGCCAATCACGAACGTCGACCGCAGCAGCGGATGCCGGCGGAACATGCCCTGCATGACGACTTCGAACGTCTCCGGATTCACGTCGCGGTTCAGCGCGCGTTCCGCGTAGCTGGACCTGACGCCCATCCGGTAAGACAGCCGCTGCACCGGAGACAGCGGACGAACCGCTTCCGCGGACGCAGCCGCGAGGCTCCGAGCCCGGCTCTCCATGAGCGCGAGCGCCGCTTGGGCCGTCTCTGCGCCCGCAGACGCGCTGTTCGCCGGATGCCCGGCGTCGGCCGCGGCCGGTTCGGCTTCGTTCGCAGCCGGATTGGCTTCGTTCGCGGAAGCACTCTGGCGGCCGAATTCGGCCTGTTCGTCCAGGAAAACGGCAAGCGCGCCCGGCGTCGGATGCTTGAACAAATGCACGATCGACAGCGAGTGCCCGAGTCTGCGCAGACCGGCGATCAATTTGATCGCTTTGATCGAATTGCCTCCCCGCTCGAAAAAGTGGTCTGTGCGGCCGATCCGCGGTACGCCGAGCGTCTGCTCGAACAGCAGCGTCAACTCCGTCTCCAGCTCCGTCGCCGGAGCCGCGTAAGGTTCCGTCTGCGCCCAGACGGGATCGGGCAGTTTTTTGCGGTCCAACTTGCCGTTGGCCGACACGTCCAGCGCGCCGATCGCCATGATCCGTTCGGGAATCATGTAGTCCGGCAGACTTGTCCGGAGCCGGTCGGCAATAGCGGCCAGATGCGACGCCTCATACGGACGTTCTCCTACGACGTAGGCGCACAGCACCGGCTCGCCGGCAGGATCGCGCTTGATCGCCAGCGCGGCGTCGGCTACACCCGGAGCGGATTTGATGACTTCCTCGATTTCGCCAAGCTCGATGCGGAAGCCCCGAATCTTGACCTGTTCGTCGATACGTCCCAGATACTCGATCTGCCCGTCCGGCAGCCACCGCGCCAGATCGCCTGTGCGATACAGCAGCCGGCCCGGCGAATAAGGATCGGGCACGAACGTCTCGGCGCTGCGTTCCGGCAGGTTCAAGTAGCCCCGGCCGACGCCGCTGCCGCCGATACACAGCTCGCCCGGCATGCCGATTCCGCACAGGCTTCCGCCTTCGCCGATGATCCACGTCTGCGTATTGGCGATCGGCCGGCCGATCAGCACCGCCCGGCGGTCCGAACGGGGATCGAACACGTAATCGCAGCAGCCGACCGTCGTCTCTGTCGGGCCGTACTCGTTATGGATCTCGATCTGCGCCCCGAACGTCCGCAGCGCTTCGCGCGCCGTTCTCGATTCCAGTTCTTCGCCGCCCACGATC
This genomic window contains:
- a CDS encoding Bax inhibitor-1/YccA family protein, whose amino-acid sequence is MESRNPVLGRKIFDRAREDLIGSGAMTLGGTVHKTFVLLLLLIGGAAYTWYRFDQGMDVYGIMIAGVVLGLIAALVTSFVPKIAFITAPLYAIFQGLALGAISASFDSQYPGIVINAVLITVGTLFAMLLLYVTRIIKVTPGLRTGIIVATFSIMLVYLFDFVLGFFGINVPFIHESGLIGIGISLFVVVIASLNLLLDFDFIEQGTRQGAPKYMEWYGAFGLMVTLVWLYLEVLKLLSKLRRN
- a CDS encoding MerR family transcriptional regulator, whose translation is MALKVKEVSQLAGISVRTLHHYDEIGLLRPERTAEAGYRLYAERDLERLQQILFFRELGFTLLEIRGMLDDPAFDRLEALELQRRLLERKLEQTRRMIDNIDSTIRHAKGEMEMTDEQRFEGIEFTNDPYEQEARERWGEAKIEESKKKLAEATRTPGLSAELQREWEERVQTLAGIRHEQPASPIAQQEIGRWCDFLHHFGTYSPEALAGLGRLYTEDERFTAHLDRYGAGLAAFMGAAMEEYARRHGSED
- a CDS encoding endonuclease/exonuclease/phosphatase family protein: MNRQRNNDSQTERLGAWTVMTFNLRTHTANDAGNEWTQRAPWAARTIADLAPAVVGVQEAYPLMLDDLQRELPEYDRIGMGRRGEADDEACAIFYRRDLFELLGQGQFWLSETPETVGSLGWDSDYPRICTWGRFRFRASGQEVRVYNTHFDHIGEAARIEGAKLVASVMRSHEAEFPGGASVLMGDMNGFPSDAPLRYLRGELPAEGPVPALQDAYAKLEGEIGRTFHDFLGGLEGEPIDYIFATAPLEVRRSFIERREFAGKYPSDHYPLVAELVYAGS